The proteins below are encoded in one region of Bremerella sp. P1:
- a CDS encoding DUF1552 domain-containing protein, translated as MLNRKEFLKTTALGLGAMTLAPSFNQLFAAPGEQGIPKRFIFIRKSSGIRPLEIAPLDFSDRDKALDEKKSPFEADLHKHELPKWLRGLDAHKEHMTILQGLSAKMSENVHWSFSSVMGCFKSNRNTLSAIKRATIDFELAKLFPSPFGHVELSFAGGRTGIVDGYSAPAPQTRNYCYADPETARNELFKSVLNPEAVNSDNDMLSFLQSKEGLTISGINGHEKKRQEMQVDSIDAIRKRNAELIKMSGSLAEFLPEIDAVHANGGPNASTPEKQAAMTDVLIAALKAGLTNVVTYTIDDLGTPITGLPGNETDRVGIHPLGHDEAFGGVPAWKTREQIRISHVNQIKKIIEELKQVPEGNGTMFDNTMIMYFPENGETHHGIGTESPFLIMAGNNCNLNCSGRYIRLPFLGNEGHKTLGNWYTTLLNAHGNPIEHYGDLDAEMSRKKLPQTGPILQLMS; from the coding sequence GTGCTCAACCGAAAAGAATTTCTGAAAACGACGGCACTTGGCCTGGGTGCAATGACTCTGGCTCCGTCCTTCAATCAGCTGTTTGCGGCTCCAGGTGAACAAGGTATTCCCAAACGGTTCATTTTCATTCGGAAATCGAGTGGCATCCGCCCTCTTGAAATCGCTCCGCTTGATTTTTCTGACCGGGACAAGGCCCTGGATGAAAAGAAGTCACCATTTGAGGCCGATCTGCACAAGCATGAATTGCCAAAATGGCTGCGCGGCCTGGATGCCCACAAAGAGCATATGACCATCTTGCAGGGCCTGTCCGCTAAGATGAGTGAAAACGTCCACTGGTCGTTTTCGTCGGTGATGGGTTGCTTCAAGTCAAATCGAAACACACTAAGTGCGATCAAGCGGGCCACAATCGATTTTGAGTTGGCCAAGTTGTTTCCCTCACCATTTGGGCATGTCGAACTCTCATTTGCCGGTGGACGGACGGGTATCGTAGACGGTTACTCGGCACCGGCGCCACAAACGCGAAACTACTGCTATGCCGATCCAGAAACGGCGCGCAATGAGCTTTTTAAGTCGGTTCTCAACCCTGAAGCTGTCAATTCCGACAATGACATGCTTTCCTTCCTGCAAAGCAAAGAGGGCCTGACAATCAGTGGCATCAATGGCCATGAGAAGAAACGTCAAGAGATGCAGGTGGATTCGATCGATGCTATCCGGAAACGTAATGCTGAACTGATCAAGATGTCCGGATCGCTCGCTGAGTTTCTGCCTGAGATTGATGCTGTCCATGCCAATGGGGGACCAAACGCAAGTACCCCCGAAAAGCAGGCAGCAATGACGGATGTCCTGATTGCAGCACTCAAGGCCGGATTGACCAACGTAGTAACTTACACAATTGATGACCTGGGGACACCAATCACCGGTTTGCCAGGCAACGAAACGGACCGTGTAGGCATTCACCCATTGGGACATGACGAAGCCTTTGGAGGGGTACCGGCCTGGAAGACTCGGGAGCAGATCCGGATCAGCCACGTGAATCAGATCAAGAAGATCATCGAGGAACTGAAACAGGTGCCAGAGGGGAATGGCACGATGTTTGACAATACGATGATCATGTACTTCCCTGAAAACGGGGAAACGCACCATGGCATTGGCACCGAATCGCCATTTTTAATCATGGCCGGCAACAACTGTAACTTGAATTGTTCTGGTCGCTATATTCGCTTGCCATTTCTCGGCAATGAAGGCCACAAGACTCTGGGCAACTGGTATACGACCCTGTTGAACGCTCATGGCAATCCAATTGAACACTACGGCGATCTCGACGCAGAGATGTCACGAAAGAAGCTACCTCAAACAGGCCCCATTTTACAGTTGATGAGCTAA
- a CDS encoding DUF1588 domain-containing protein, whose translation MQKPEYGNYVDHDKLFSGEFKDMPGFTYDRRWLMSEYIFNAKFQRILQGNARAKRYGQTVSVFGSHKFRDLSLTNPFLLPNRSGVRYYANTDLTGGHLSSMLTNAQNTSEYMTNYLVKRNPKYLPAVTQIMAMEDAHNATLATRREFLENFIDRLCVDVFGNEHHSLLPEFIPVTLNKLESLEEGETYKKAPTHVALKMLTSLEGDDTVYQALLNPEHENKTDDEFRKLCERTWFYFGDHERDIQGRMTILRDYMPEIRENLEKNRRKFKPLVYKPLTDDEMKELQSSVRKHRKPGDHYADIIDKCIAQWEQDFVAERIEAGPPSKELLHQLVDELSLQILERSPDSAESEEYVALAESYIDKLGNLKAIQKLIQTMMLSSEFSYRQEFGRGMPDEHGRRMLSPRDASYAIAYALTDQSPDEQLVEAAKSGKLNTIEDYRREVTRILNQRDVYYLIDPILEDKNYPDNTTNMAIRKLRFFREFFGYPTAITIFKDEKRFGGDRLENATARLLNETDRLVEHILERDQHVFEELLTTEEFYVYHDGDNERMQAASDRIKSIYNHFKDLDWQNFDKEDLLDHRDFLKEVKMRSVDPDNLEARNRQGNTIQLFKKSMTTITARLDKGQQEAAPYDLYRGYGNDFMRGYNVAKFFNFSLDNWDYQTQQPAKVANRSGLLTHPAWLIAHAQNTETDPVIRGKWVREKLLAGTIPDVPITVDAAVPEDHHRTLRNRLASVTEVTYCWKCHQHMNPLGYAFEAYDDFGRFRQEESLEHPDNLVQKGPEQRGDHLVDTRDTYKTLPVDSSGYLEGTGDDSLDGEVRDAIELTKRLAKSQRVRQSIIRHAFRYFMGRNETLSDSKTLIDAEQAYIDNNGSFDAVIISLLTSDSFVYRKAIED comes from the coding sequence ATGCAGAAGCCAGAATATGGAAACTATGTCGATCACGACAAGCTTTTCTCTGGCGAATTCAAGGATATGCCCGGCTTTACTTACGACCGTCGCTGGCTCATGAGTGAATACATTTTCAATGCAAAATTCCAGCGCATTCTGCAAGGTAATGCAAGGGCCAAGCGATACGGACAAACCGTCTCGGTATTTGGGAGCCACAAATTCCGAGATCTCAGCCTAACGAATCCATTTCTGCTGCCGAATCGATCCGGAGTGAGATACTACGCCAACACCGACCTCACCGGTGGCCATCTGTCGAGCATGCTGACAAATGCACAGAACACGTCGGAGTACATGACCAACTACTTGGTCAAGCGTAATCCGAAGTACTTGCCTGCTGTCACGCAAATCATGGCGATGGAGGACGCACACAACGCAACATTGGCGACTCGCCGCGAGTTCCTGGAGAACTTCATAGATCGACTTTGCGTGGACGTCTTCGGCAACGAACACCATTCATTGCTGCCGGAATTCATCCCGGTCACGCTGAATAAGCTCGAATCACTTGAAGAAGGCGAGACCTACAAGAAAGCCCCAACGCACGTTGCACTCAAAATGCTGACGAGCCTTGAGGGGGATGATACTGTCTACCAGGCTCTACTAAACCCAGAACACGAGAACAAAACGGACGACGAGTTTCGTAAGTTGTGCGAGCGTACCTGGTTCTACTTTGGAGATCACGAGCGAGACATTCAGGGTCGAATGACGATCCTACGGGACTACATGCCGGAAATTCGCGAAAACCTTGAAAAGAATCGTCGCAAATTCAAACCACTCGTGTACAAGCCGCTTACTGACGACGAGATGAAAGAACTTCAATCGTCAGTTCGTAAGCATCGCAAACCTGGCGACCACTACGCTGATATCATTGATAAGTGCATCGCTCAATGGGAGCAGGATTTTGTGGCAGAGCGAATAGAAGCAGGTCCACCTTCCAAAGAACTGCTGCACCAACTCGTAGATGAGTTGAGCTTACAAATCTTAGAACGTTCTCCCGATTCAGCGGAATCCGAAGAATACGTTGCCCTTGCCGAAAGCTACATCGACAAGCTCGGGAACCTGAAAGCGATTCAGAAGCTGATTCAAACGATGATGCTTTCAAGCGAGTTTTCCTACCGTCAGGAATTCGGTCGCGGAATGCCGGACGAACATGGCCGTCGAATGCTTTCTCCTCGCGATGCTAGCTACGCAATTGCCTACGCACTCACGGACCAGAGCCCGGATGAGCAACTGGTCGAAGCAGCCAAAAGTGGCAAACTCAACACGATAGAAGATTACCGTCGAGAAGTAACACGGATCTTAAATCAACGAGATGTGTACTACCTGATCGACCCTATCCTGGAAGACAAGAACTACCCAGACAATACTACGAACATGGCGATCCGCAAGCTGCGATTCTTTCGCGAGTTTTTCGGATATCCAACGGCGATCACCATCTTCAAAGATGAGAAACGCTTCGGCGGCGACCGCCTTGAAAATGCTACGGCACGATTGCTTAACGAAACGGATCGCCTTGTCGAACATATCTTGGAAAGAGACCAACATGTGTTCGAGGAATTGCTGACGACCGAAGAATTCTACGTCTACCACGACGGAGACAACGAGCGGATGCAGGCGGCCTCAGACCGAATTAAGAGCATCTACAACCACTTCAAAGATCTCGACTGGCAGAACTTCGACAAGGAAGATCTGCTTGATCACCGAGACTTTCTGAAAGAGGTGAAGATGCGCAGCGTCGATCCGGACAACTTAGAAGCCAGAAATCGCCAAGGTAACACGATCCAGCTGTTCAAGAAATCGATGACAACGATCACCGCCCGACTCGATAAAGGACAACAGGAGGCGGCACCTTACGACCTTTACCGAGGCTACGGCAACGATTTCATGCGGGGCTACAACGTCGCCAAGTTTTTCAACTTCAGTTTGGACAACTGGGACTATCAGACTCAGCAGCCTGCAAAGGTTGCAAATCGCAGTGGTTTGTTAACCCACCCAGCTTGGCTCATCGCTCATGCTCAGAACACCGAGACCGATCCGGTTATTCGCGGCAAATGGGTTCGAGAGAAGCTGCTGGCCGGCACGATTCCGGACGTACCAATCACGGTTGATGCAGCCGTTCCGGAAGACCACCACCGGACACTTCGCAATCGTTTGGCGAGCGTGACGGAAGTCACCTATTGCTGGAAATGTCACCAGCATATGAATCCACTCGGCTATGCGTTTGAGGCATATGATGACTTCGGTCGCTTCCGTCAAGAAGAATCGCTTGAACACCCGGACAACCTTGTTCAAAAGGGTCCGGAACAACGTGGCGATCACCTCGTTGACACGCGAGATACCTACAAGACTCTACCAGTTGATTCGTCCGGATATCTCGAAGGCACCGGAGACGACTCATTAGACGGCGAAGTGCGGGATGCCATAGAACTCACCAAGCGTCTGGCAAAATCGCAGCGGGTGCGGCAATCGATTATCCGCCATGCCTTTCGCTATTTCATGGGCCGCAATGAAACTCTTTCCGACTCGAAAACGTTGATTGACGCCGAACAGGCCTATATCGACAACAACGGCAGCTTCGATGCTGTCATCATCTCGCTGCTGACTTCCGATTCATTTGTCTATCGCAAAGCTATCGAGGACTAA
- a CDS encoding sialate O-acetylesterase produces MPFQPINRLLLTILTVALLPFAVDAADKIQAPDGKPADMTKPVKVYILMGQSNMLEMGKVAGDKEGTLEHAVKSKGLYPYLVDSAGNWTERKDVRNVAVMGSGGPGKTQVRKNDWLKVAGGKVGVEIGIGEHMGQFHDEPVLILKSAIGNRSLGWDLLPPGSQSYEFTDPKDGKTYVYAGYGQSPLRWEKGTEPKPIGWKAGVQYDGDIARAKQVLSELDKYYPGAQGYEVAGFFWWQGDKDRYNSGHSQKYEENLVNLIKHLRKEFDAPRAKFVCATLGQTEKEDASGTEKDIIEAQLAISDPSKHPEFKGDVATVYTHPLSQGGASNGHYGGNAETYMNVGEAMGAAMVELMKNKY; encoded by the coding sequence ATGCCATTTCAACCGATAAACCGATTACTTCTGACTATTCTGACCGTCGCGTTGTTGCCCTTTGCGGTTGACGCTGCTGACAAGATTCAGGCCCCCGACGGTAAGCCTGCGGATATGACCAAGCCCGTGAAGGTCTATATCTTGATGGGGCAGTCAAACATGCTTGAAATGGGCAAGGTTGCTGGGGATAAGGAAGGCACGCTCGAGCATGCAGTTAAGAGCAAGGGACTCTATCCCTACCTTGTTGATTCCGCGGGCAATTGGACAGAACGTAAAGATGTACGCAATGTGGCTGTGATGGGCAGTGGTGGTCCAGGCAAAACACAAGTACGGAAGAACGACTGGCTAAAGGTTGCCGGCGGTAAGGTCGGCGTCGAAATCGGCATCGGCGAGCACATGGGCCAATTCCACGATGAGCCAGTACTGATCCTCAAGAGCGCAATTGGTAACCGGTCCCTTGGCTGGGACCTTCTTCCGCCAGGCTCACAATCTTACGAATTCACGGACCCTAAGGACGGCAAGACCTATGTCTATGCGGGTTACGGACAGTCGCCTCTTCGTTGGGAAAAAGGCACCGAGCCTAAACCTATCGGCTGGAAGGCTGGCGTCCAATACGACGGCGACATCGCTCGTGCCAAGCAAGTATTGAGCGAACTCGATAAGTACTATCCCGGCGCCCAAGGTTACGAGGTTGCAGGCTTCTTTTGGTGGCAAGGCGACAAGGATCGTTATAACTCAGGCCATTCTCAGAAGTATGAAGAGAACCTGGTGAACCTGATCAAACATCTGCGAAAAGAATTTGACGCACCACGTGCCAAGTTCGTTTGCGCCACGCTAGGCCAAACGGAAAAGGAGGATGCTTCAGGTACCGAGAAGGACATCATTGAAGCACAACTAGCCATCAGCGACCCGAGCAAGCACCCCGAATTCAAAGGCGATGTGGCAACCGTCTATACCCATCCCCTATCTCAAGGAGGTGCCTCGAATGGCCATTACGGAGGTAACGCAGAGACCTACATGAACGTGGGCGAAGCGATGGGAGCTGCGATGGTTGAACTAATGAAGAACAAATATTAA
- a CDS encoding substrate-binding domain-containing protein, whose translation MANGVTFRVAVFLEIEWPLKRHVDIFAGIQRYAQQHSWESMVDEVVIDKLPQRRTKSLAYHGIIGRITKPLAEHAVRLGLPVVNVWWSSPARELLPGVFPDFEAAGHLQAEHLLTRGLRNFGTITNRGDQGQELQMKEFRCVVEEAGCTCKTANVALHALKRANWRATEQAITTWMDKLKPPFGLYVGDEMIGRLVAQLCSDRGWHVPRDVAITTGQNTEIICAHPRPSLTSVELNFNRIGYEAAQMLDRLMKGKDTERPGDHEAKPTHLLIPPQALVVRESTDFFAVDDRLVASALEYIAANSHRPITPEKVAQVLTTELRTLQRRFRAHLDRSIAAEIRRVRIERAKRELAQTDASIKAIARSVGFGATMQMYQVFAREVGIPPSEYRKQQRPNNS comes from the coding sequence ATGGCAAACGGCGTAACATTCCGGGTGGCTGTATTCCTGGAGATCGAATGGCCACTCAAACGCCACGTCGACATCTTTGCCGGCATCCAGCGGTACGCGCAGCAGCACAGTTGGGAATCGATGGTCGATGAGGTCGTTATCGATAAACTTCCGCAGCGAAGGACGAAGTCGCTGGCGTATCACGGAATTATCGGCCGGATAACGAAACCATTGGCCGAGCATGCAGTTCGTCTGGGGCTCCCGGTGGTAAACGTCTGGTGGAGTTCCCCTGCACGTGAGCTTTTGCCTGGGGTGTTTCCAGACTTCGAGGCCGCCGGGCATCTTCAAGCGGAACATCTTCTGACCCGTGGGCTACGAAATTTTGGGACGATCACCAACCGCGGCGACCAAGGTCAGGAACTTCAAATGAAGGAATTCCGTTGTGTCGTCGAAGAGGCGGGATGTACCTGTAAGACCGCCAACGTGGCGCTTCATGCTTTGAAGCGAGCAAATTGGCGAGCGACCGAACAAGCGATCACTACTTGGATGGACAAACTAAAGCCACCGTTCGGCTTGTATGTTGGTGATGAAATGATCGGAAGATTGGTCGCGCAACTATGCAGCGACCGTGGTTGGCACGTGCCACGGGATGTTGCTATCACAACCGGTCAAAACACGGAAATCATCTGCGCACATCCGCGTCCGTCACTCACGAGTGTCGAACTGAACTTCAACCGCATCGGTTACGAGGCCGCGCAAATGCTCGACCGCTTGATGAAAGGGAAGGATACGGAACGCCCAGGAGACCACGAGGCAAAGCCAACGCATCTTCTCATTCCTCCACAGGCGTTGGTCGTACGAGAATCTACAGACTTCTTTGCTGTTGATGATAGGTTGGTCGCCTCGGCGCTTGAGTACATCGCGGCGAATAGTCATCGGCCCATTACCCCTGAGAAAGTTGCCCAAGTGTTGACGACCGAGCTGCGGACACTTCAGCGACGATTTCGTGCGCACCTTGATCGTTCAATAGCCGCCGAAATTCGCCGTGTTCGCATCGAGAGGGCAAAGCGGGAGTTGGCCCAGACGGATGCATCCATTAAGGCAATCGCTCGCAGTGTTGGCTTTGGTGCCACAATGCAGATGTATCAGGTATTCGCTCGCGAAGTCGGTATTCCACCCTCCGAGTATCGCAAACAGCAGAGACCGAACAACTCTTAG
- a CDS encoding SGNH/GDSL hydrolase family protein — protein sequence MIRCKLWPLAFCLSIGLISCPAVQGEPTNAKEAAAKKAEEDQKLEQQYQTLIKMLSPAEQAWERTLQENLGNFYLPIHKRQKVAGQSNAWDFVEDDPQLPRVLLIGDSVSRGYTQSVRKHLAGKANVHRAPANCGPTSLGLRKIDVWLGDGNWDVIHFNFGIHDRNTPIVEYRQRLEQLVERMQQTGAKLVWASTTPIPDDAAKKQASESIVQRNKAAAEIMAKHDVATDDLFFVVTPHLDKMQNPDDVHFNATGYDFLGQNVADAIAKALK from the coding sequence ATGATACGCTGTAAGTTGTGGCCTTTGGCCTTCTGCCTCTCTATCGGGTTGATCAGTTGTCCGGCTGTTCAAGGTGAACCAACCAATGCCAAGGAAGCTGCCGCAAAGAAGGCAGAGGAAGATCAAAAGCTTGAGCAACAGTATCAAACATTGATCAAGATGCTCTCACCCGCTGAGCAAGCCTGGGAACGTACACTTCAGGAGAACCTGGGCAACTTCTACCTCCCGATCCACAAGCGGCAAAAGGTTGCCGGCCAGTCTAACGCCTGGGATTTTGTCGAAGACGATCCCCAACTTCCTCGCGTGCTGTTGATCGGCGATTCCGTTTCTCGTGGTTACACGCAAAGCGTCCGCAAACATTTGGCAGGCAAAGCGAATGTCCATCGAGCCCCCGCGAACTGTGGTCCGACATCACTCGGGCTGAGAAAAATTGACGTTTGGCTGGGTGATGGCAATTGGGACGTCATCCACTTCAATTTTGGAATCCATGATCGGAACACTCCCATCGTGGAGTACCGACAACGATTGGAGCAACTTGTCGAGCGTATGCAGCAGACTGGTGCTAAACTTGTCTGGGCGTCAACGACCCCGATTCCGGACGATGCTGCCAAGAAACAGGCTTCCGAATCGATCGTACAACGCAACAAGGCAGCCGCTGAGATCATGGCGAAGCATGACGTAGCAACGGACGACCTGTTCTTCGTAGTCACGCCTCATCTCGACAAGATGCAGAATCCAGACGATGTCCATTTTAATGCCACGGGGTACGATTTCCTCGGTCAGAACGTCGCCGACGCGATTGCTAAGGCACTGAAGTAG
- a CDS encoding sialidase family protein, whose translation MKNLAVLLFALLIPQILLGADNDGPFPLWDEKEPLPVVKDIQELPEVTFHVIKKWDQKQDGYTFLHGVGLGWHKGKLFASIGHNKGAENTVTEEAQYCVSGDDGQTWSELQVIDGGDEADLAVSHGVFLSHNGKLWAFHGAYYKKMQRIHTRAYSLDEDTDEWIKHGVVIQNGFWPMNQPIQLADGNWIMPGVLAGPYDNSKVFPAAVAISHGDDFTDWDCVEIPTADGIGRMWGESSIWIDGKRIFNIARYGGKAAALVAVSDDYGRTWTDSQASNLPMATSKPASGTLSTGPRYLICTTARNNGGKRTPLTIAVTRPGENEFSQVFVIRRSLHKDQPGESAQNLSLAYPCAVEHEGYLYVGYSNNGGRRGNLNSAELAVIPIQSLQPAELQNTNLKRLPTKN comes from the coding sequence ATGAAAAATCTCGCTGTGTTATTGTTCGCATTGCTTATCCCTCAGATATTGCTCGGGGCAGACAATGATGGGCCGTTTCCGCTTTGGGATGAGAAAGAGCCGTTGCCGGTGGTCAAGGACATTCAGGAACTGCCTGAAGTCACTTTCCATGTGATCAAGAAGTGGGATCAAAAACAGGACGGCTATACGTTTCTCCATGGTGTGGGGCTAGGCTGGCACAAGGGGAAGCTCTTCGCTTCGATTGGCCATAATAAGGGTGCCGAGAACACCGTGACTGAGGAAGCGCAGTATTGCGTAAGCGGTGACGATGGACAAACCTGGAGCGAACTTCAGGTTATTGACGGTGGTGATGAAGCTGATCTTGCCGTAAGTCACGGCGTGTTTCTCTCGCACAATGGGAAACTGTGGGCATTTCACGGGGCTTACTACAAGAAGATGCAGCGGATACACACCCGTGCCTATTCGCTTGATGAAGATACCGACGAGTGGATCAAGCACGGCGTTGTGATTCAAAACGGCTTTTGGCCGATGAATCAGCCGATTCAACTGGCTGATGGAAACTGGATTATGCCAGGGGTTTTGGCTGGACCTTACGACAATAGCAAGGTCTTTCCAGCAGCGGTTGCCATCAGTCACGGTGACGACTTCACGGACTGGGACTGTGTTGAGATTCCCACCGCCGACGGTATTGGCCGGATGTGGGGCGAGTCTTCGATCTGGATCGACGGCAAGCGAATTTTCAACATTGCGCGATACGGCGGTAAGGCTGCGGCATTGGTTGCCGTGAGTGACGACTATGGTCGTACATGGACAGACTCACAGGCCAGTAACCTGCCTATGGCCACGTCGAAACCGGCAAGTGGAACGCTTAGCACAGGACCGCGATACTTGATTTGCACGACCGCGCGAAACAATGGAGGTAAGCGAACGCCCCTGACGATTGCCGTCACACGTCCCGGCGAAAATGAGTTTTCCCAGGTATTCGTGATCCGACGATCTCTCCATAAAGATCAGCCGGGGGAATCGGCACAGAATCTCAGCTTGGCATATCCTTGTGCTGTCGAGCACGAAGGGTATCTCTACGTCGGGTATTCCAACAATGGTGGCCGTCGCGGCAATCTTAATAGCGCGGAATTGGCAGTCATTCCAATTCAGTCGCTACAGCCTGCTGAACTGCAAAACACTAATCTGAAACGCCTGCCCACGAAGAATTGA